From a region of the Corallococcus macrosporus genome:
- a CDS encoding tetratricopeptide repeat protein — translation MVRTRRFQLGVSAVVWLGTMAVPAWAQAPNAQPPASEAKPAAPAARAPGPATDTKPGPAEALPQRTSQAVLAATRIRDGDALMRERRYREAAFAFLDAEHAAPDHVEARFKLGNALAVLGYYARAIEEWEAASRLTQDAAIRQSAQDNITRARVKQGELGASPQAVGQPPGSGPVADTTRAQARRAYEQGVQHISQRAYAPALQTLTQALQQEPLLTVAYIARGSANIGLRRYAEAAADYQFALKLEPESASPLYGLAEAYRALGRNLEARDLYARYARSTAADARPELKEESRQKAERLR, via the coding sequence ATGGTTCGCACGCGCAGGTTCCAGCTCGGGGTCTCGGCGGTGGTGTGGCTCGGCACGATGGCGGTGCCGGCCTGGGCGCAGGCCCCGAATGCCCAGCCCCCGGCCTCCGAGGCGAAGCCCGCTGCTCCGGCCGCGCGCGCGCCGGGCCCGGCCACCGACACGAAGCCCGGCCCCGCGGAGGCCCTGCCCCAGCGCACGTCGCAGGCCGTTCTGGCGGCCACGCGGATCCGCGACGGGGACGCGCTGATGCGCGAGCGGCGCTACCGCGAGGCGGCCTTCGCCTTCCTCGACGCGGAGCACGCGGCCCCGGATCACGTGGAGGCCCGCTTCAAGCTGGGCAACGCGCTGGCGGTGCTCGGCTACTACGCGCGCGCCATCGAAGAGTGGGAGGCCGCGTCGCGCCTCACCCAGGACGCCGCCATCCGCCAGAGCGCGCAGGACAACATCACCCGCGCGCGCGTGAAGCAGGGAGAGCTGGGCGCCTCGCCGCAGGCCGTGGGACAGCCGCCGGGCTCCGGCCCCGTGGCGGACACGACGCGGGCCCAGGCACGCCGCGCCTACGAGCAGGGCGTCCAGCACATCAGCCAGCGCGCCTACGCGCCCGCGCTCCAGACGCTGACGCAGGCCCTGCAGCAGGAGCCGCTGCTGACCGTGGCGTACATCGCGCGGGGCAGCGCCAACATCGGGCTGCGGCGCTACGCGGAGGCCGCGGCGGACTACCAGTTCGCGCTGAAGCTGGAGCCGGAGTCGGCCTCGCCGCTGTACGGGCTCGCGGAGGCGTACCGCGCGCTGGGCCGCAACCTGGAGGCCCGCGACCTCTACGCGCGCTATGCCCGCTCCACCGCCGCGGACGCTCGCCCCGAGCTGAAAGAGGAGTCCCGCCAGAAGGCGGAGCGCCTGCGCTGA
- a CDS encoding PH domain-containing protein, with the protein MAAAGLLWLGVFAWLFHFDGVPLQTFLSAAFFVVFFAVAVAYYGRTRIEVDARGITCRGMVRTRRFSFADIRKVDILPGPVTVYAIRGSKGFVHFTSFFRHHQYLARLLVERAGLSPLPA; encoded by the coding sequence ATGGCGGCGGCAGGCCTGCTGTGGCTGGGCGTCTTCGCCTGGTTGTTCCATTTCGACGGCGTGCCGTTACAGACGTTCCTGTCCGCGGCCTTCTTCGTCGTCTTCTTCGCGGTGGCCGTCGCCTACTACGGCCGCACCCGCATCGAGGTGGACGCCCGGGGCATCACCTGCCGGGGCATGGTGCGCACCCGGCGCTTCTCCTTCGCGGACATCCGCAAGGTGGACATCCTCCCCGGGCCCGTGACGGTCTACGCCATCCGGGGCAGCAAGGGCTTCGTGCACTTCACCAGCTTCTTCCGGCACCACCAGTACCTGGCGCGGCTCCTGGTGGAGCGCGCGGGCCTCTCGCCCCTGCCGGCGTAG
- a CDS encoding adenylosuccinate synthase produces MPNVVVIGAQWGDEGKGKVVDLLTEHAQVVVRFQGGNNAGHTLVVGGQKTVLHLIPSGILHPGKTCVIGNGVVVDPAVLVREIDALKPRGFLKDDAQLLISDNAHVIFPWHKLLDSFREKARGGSAIGTTGRGIGPAYEDKVARRGIRVRDLLHPERLRRRIDERLPGALEELKDLCAQAGVDVPTLETPQILAEFSALGERLRPYVHDVSLFLSEQVRRGARILFEGAQGTLLDVDHGTYPFVTSSNCVAGNAAVGSGLGPTAIDKVMGISKAYTTRVGGGPFPTELSDELGDRLRKVGDEFGATTGRPRRCGWLDGVVLRYAVRVNGLWGIALTKLDVLSGIKTLSICNAYELDGQRITELPGDYEDLERVKPIYESLPGWDEKLAGVRTFDELPEAAKRYVRRVEEVSGVPVVCVSVGADRGETVLLQNPFRS; encoded by the coding sequence ATGCCGAACGTCGTCGTCATCGGAGCGCAGTGGGGAGATGAGGGGAAGGGCAAGGTCGTCGACCTTCTCACCGAGCACGCCCAGGTGGTCGTCCGTTTCCAGGGCGGCAACAACGCGGGCCACACGCTGGTGGTCGGGGGGCAGAAGACCGTCCTGCACCTGATCCCCTCGGGCATCCTTCACCCGGGCAAGACGTGTGTCATTGGCAACGGGGTGGTGGTGGATCCCGCCGTCCTCGTCCGGGAGATCGACGCGCTCAAGCCGCGCGGCTTCCTCAAGGATGACGCCCAGCTGCTCATCTCCGACAACGCCCACGTCATCTTCCCGTGGCACAAGCTGCTGGACAGCTTCCGCGAGAAGGCCCGCGGCGGCAGCGCCATCGGCACCACGGGGCGGGGCATCGGTCCGGCCTATGAAGACAAGGTCGCCCGCCGGGGCATCCGCGTGCGCGACCTGCTCCACCCGGAGCGCCTGCGCCGCCGCATCGACGAGCGCCTCCCCGGCGCGCTGGAGGAGCTGAAGGACCTCTGCGCCCAGGCCGGCGTGGACGTGCCCACCCTGGAGACGCCGCAGATTTTGGCGGAGTTCTCCGCCCTGGGCGAGCGGCTGCGCCCCTACGTGCACGACGTGTCCCTCTTCCTCTCCGAGCAGGTCCGCCGCGGCGCCCGCATCCTCTTCGAGGGCGCGCAGGGCACGCTGCTGGACGTGGACCACGGCACCTATCCGTTCGTCACCAGCTCCAACTGCGTGGCGGGCAACGCCGCGGTGGGCTCGGGCCTGGGGCCCACGGCCATCGACAAGGTGATGGGCATCAGCAAGGCGTACACCACGCGCGTCGGCGGAGGCCCGTTCCCCACGGAGCTGAGCGACGAGCTGGGAGACCGGCTGCGCAAGGTGGGCGACGAGTTCGGCGCCACCACGGGCCGCCCGCGCCGCTGCGGCTGGCTGGACGGCGTGGTGCTGCGCTACGCGGTGCGCGTCAACGGCCTGTGGGGCATCGCGCTCACCAAGCTGGACGTGCTCAGCGGCATCAAGACGCTCAGCATCTGCAACGCGTACGAGCTGGACGGCCAGCGCATCACGGAGCTGCCCGGTGACTACGAGGACCTGGAGCGCGTGAAGCCCATCTACGAATCGCTGCCCGGCTGGGATGAGAAGCTCGCCGGCGTGCGGACGTTCGATGAGCTGCCGGAAGCCGCCAAGCGCTACGTGCGCCGCGTGGAAGAGGTCAGCGGCGTGCCCGTGGTGTGCGTCTCCGTGGGCGCCGACCGCGGCGAGACGGTGCTCCTGCAGAACCCCTTCCGCAGCTAG